A single region of the Latilactobacillus curvatus JCM 1096 = DSM 20019 genome encodes:
- a CDS encoding helix-turn-helix domain-containing protein — MAIRVNLDVILAQRKMSVTALAEQVDITIANLSNLKTGKAKAIRFSTLEKLCRVLDCQPGDILEYSDD, encoded by the coding sequence ATGGCCATTCGTGTGAATTTAGACGTAATTCTCGCTCAACGGAAAATGAGTGTCACGGCGCTTGCTGAACAGGTCGATATTACGATTGCGAACCTTTCGAATTTAAAAACCGGTAAAGCCAAAGCAATTCGCTTTTCGACGCTCGAGAAGTTATGTCGCGTATTAGACTGCCAACCTGGTGATATTTTAGAATATAGCGATGATTAA
- a CDS encoding DUF3307 domain-containing protein: MNLFALFLLSHIGCDFVFQSDQMAQCKRSTKLGVKWWPLCKHALTQVPLVLILWGGGWLMAPPTWPHWQPLLIGLVIIVMSHWLIDLFKQNSQPLLKAQLHLTSNRVPVMSYTIDQALHLIVIGLVSMFLGQQWAFNHVNRLLLAASIVLSTLLFADYFISFYLKGLDLNMDRLPDGAKLGRHIGHLERFAILILFYTHNVASIAVIVAIKALTRFKAIESNEHHFAEYYLIGSLLSLIFGCLGGYLLSLIAH; this comes from the coding sequence ATGAACCTCTTTGCGCTTTTCTTGCTTAGTCATATTGGCTGCGACTTTGTCTTTCAATCTGATCAGATGGCTCAATGCAAACGATCAACGAAACTCGGTGTGAAATGGTGGCCATTATGCAAGCACGCACTGACACAAGTCCCGTTAGTGCTTATTTTATGGGGTGGCGGTTGGTTAATGGCACCACCTACTTGGCCACATTGGCAACCGTTACTAATCGGCTTAGTCATCATTGTGATGAGTCATTGGCTCATTGATCTATTTAAACAAAATAGCCAGCCACTTTTAAAAGCACAGCTACATTTAACCAGCAATCGCGTACCAGTGATGAGTTATACCATCGATCAAGCACTCCATTTAATAGTGATCGGTCTTGTGAGCATGTTCCTCGGCCAGCAATGGGCGTTTAACCATGTGAACCGATTGTTATTGGCTGCCAGTATTGTTTTGAGCACGTTATTATTTGCCGATTATTTCATTAGCTTCTATTTAAAAGGACTGGATTTAAACATGGATCGCCTGCCAGATGGTGCAAAACTGGGTCGGCATATTGGTCATTTAGAACGGTTTGCCATCTTAATCTTGTTTTACACGCACAATGTTGCGAGTATTGCTGTGATTGTGGCGATTAAGGCGCTGACCCGCTTTAAAGCCATTGAATCCAACGAACACCACTTCGCCGAATATTACCTCATTGGGAGTTTGCTCAGTCTGATCTTCGGCTGTCTTGGCGGTTATCTATTAAGTCTTATTGCGCATTAA
- a CDS encoding GntR family transcriptional regulator gives MLFEFNNDTPLYRQIAEQIEEGIFTGVFPPGSQVPSTTEISRQFNINPATVLKGMNQLVTSGLIEKKRGLGMFVTSSAPAQITEKRQSEFFEHYVAQFITEAQQLNLTKDDLIALIERGYDHA, from the coding sequence ATGCTTTTTGAATTTAATAATGATACACCACTCTACCGGCAGATTGCCGAACAAATTGAAGAGGGTATTTTTACTGGGGTCTTTCCACCTGGTAGTCAAGTCCCATCGACAACTGAAATTTCCAGACAATTCAATATCAATCCAGCCACTGTACTCAAAGGGATGAATCAACTCGTTACCAGCGGCTTAATCGAAAAGAAAAGGGGACTCGGCATGTTCGTCACATCAAGCGCACCCGCACAGATCACTGAAAAACGGCAATCTGAATTTTTTGAACACTATGTTGCCCAATTTATCACTGAAGCACAACAATTAAATCTAACCAAAGACGACCTAATTGCACTGATTGAAAGGGGTTATGACCATGCCTAA
- a CDS encoding tyrosine-type recombinase/integrase: MRKSRTKKGKKLNVQPLRTKDEIEDMKVILRHSQMGSRNYLLFLLGINTGLRCSDIVQLKVKDVIEDNPVIVEQKTGKWRQISLASLRPYISPYIQNNELLGNDWLFPSRVGDNHITVNGVYRMLTEAGKKLGRNDIGTHTMRKTYGYWFYKQFGDVRSLMIDFGHSTQETTLHYIGITQDEVLSKKQQLAIGL; this comes from the coding sequence ATGCGGAAATCGCGCACTAAAAAAGGCAAAAAATTAAATGTTCAACCTTTACGGACAAAAGATGAGATTGAAGACATGAAAGTCATCTTGCGCCATTCACAAATGGGTAGTCGCAATTATTTATTATTTTTACTCGGCATTAATACTGGCTTACGCTGTTCTGATATTGTGCAGTTAAAAGTCAAAGATGTGATCGAAGACAATCCCGTGATTGTTGAACAAAAAACGGGTAAGTGGCGCCAAATTAGTTTGGCGAGTTTACGCCCATACATCAGTCCCTATATTCAAAATAATGAATTGCTAGGCAATGATTGGTTGTTTCCTAGCCGCGTCGGCGATAACCACATCACCGTCAACGGTGTTTACCGCATGTTGACTGAAGCAGGTAAGAAACTTGGGCGTAATGATATTGGCACCCATACGATGCGCAAAACTTACGGCTACTGGTTCTACAAACAATTCGGGGACGTGCGGTCATTGATGATTGATTTTGGTCATTCAACGCAAGAAACGACGCTCCATTATATTGGGATTACCCAAGACGAAGTGTTAAGCAAGAAACAACAACTGGCGATTGGACTTTAA
- a CDS encoding ATP-binding cassette domain-containing protein, producing the protein MPNLQTTQLIKQFGKQVVLDDINLTLKPNTIYGLLGRNGVGKSTLLSILANHQTASLGEIKWGDTVLTGRDHPLQTIYLMSEINLFNKDDKLRTIIKNTALLQGSFDHALAKEMLTAFDLNPKKKLNQLSTGYRTIFKTIVALCVPAEYVFLDEPVLGLDANYRSLLYRYILQAYESRPRTFVVATHIIEEIATLVEHVLVLNDAQLIVDDDLETVLAKSYRVSGPEELVREYCTDLNVLDSQQMGTLYTVYLYDVLPEERVIPDRLTIDHIDLQETFIKLTNKGSEAHV; encoded by the coding sequence ATGCCTAATTTACAAACCACACAACTGATTAAACAATTTGGGAAACAGGTCGTCCTCGACGACATCAACTTAACACTTAAACCCAATACAATTTACGGCTTACTCGGCCGCAATGGGGTGGGTAAGAGTACCTTATTAAGTATTCTAGCCAATCATCAAACTGCATCCCTAGGTGAGATTAAATGGGGCGATACGGTCTTAACCGGTCGCGATCATCCGTTACAAACGATTTACTTGATGTCGGAAATCAATCTCTTTAATAAAGATGACAAATTGCGGACCATTATTAAAAATACCGCCTTACTGCAAGGTTCATTTGATCATGCACTCGCCAAAGAAATGCTGACTGCATTTGATTTGAATCCAAAAAAGAAACTCAATCAGCTTTCAACTGGGTACCGCACGATTTTTAAAACAATTGTTGCGCTTTGTGTGCCGGCGGAATATGTTTTCCTCGATGAACCAGTCTTAGGCTTAGATGCTAACTACCGTAGCCTCTTATACCGCTACATTTTACAGGCCTATGAAAGTCGGCCACGGACATTTGTCGTTGCGACCCATATCATCGAAGAAATCGCGACCTTAGTCGAACACGTCTTGGTCTTGAACGACGCTCAATTAATTGTCGATGATGATTTGGAAACCGTCCTCGCCAAGAGTTACCGTGTCAGTGGCCCGGAAGAACTTGTTCGCGAGTACTGTACCGACTTAAACGTCTTAGATTCCCAGCAAATGGGGACCTTATACACGGTTTATCTTTATGACGTCTTACCAGAAGAACGGGTTATTCCAGATCGTCTAACGATTGACCATATCGATCTACAAGAAACTTTCATTAAATTAACGAACAAAGGAAGTGAAGCACATGTTTAA
- a CDS encoding IS30-like element ISLpl1 family transposase, with protein MSSITYSERIKIETFCELGLSNIQMGVRLNRSPSTISYELSRCQPYQAELAQTDAEYKRSRCGRKTKLSDELKQKILNHLRLSWSPGMIAHEFKLATKSIYNWLNQGRIGFSLNDLPEHGVRQRRNVDQRSKYNQSLGRSIEQRPMMINQRKRIGDFELDTVVGPRGHSKAVLLTLIDRKSRFLWAYRLKDRTTATVNEALTKFLTTFNGPVHSFTVDRGTEFSGLVSLESQYGIKTYYCHAYTPAERGSNERFNRNLRYFYPKGTRFEHISAQDLTTTLLQINQRPLKILDWQTPYQVMLTNLSKNSD; from the coding sequence TTGTCTAGTATAACCTATTCCGAACGAATTAAAATCGAAACCTTTTGTGAACTAGGGCTGTCCAATATCCAAATGGGCGTTCGGCTGAACCGATCACCGTCAACAATTTCTTATGAATTATCTCGATGTCAACCTTATCAGGCTGAATTAGCACAAACAGATGCCGAATACAAGCGATCACGATGTGGTCGGAAAACTAAGCTGAGCGATGAGTTAAAGCAAAAAATTCTCAACCATTTACGTCTAAGCTGGTCACCAGGAATGATTGCTCACGAATTTAAACTAGCTACTAAATCTATTTATAATTGGCTAAATCAGGGGAGAATTGGCTTCTCCTTGAATGATCTACCTGAACATGGCGTACGCCAACGGCGTAACGTTGACCAACGATCCAAATATAATCAATCTTTGGGGCGATCAATTGAACAGCGTCCCATGATGATTAATCAACGTAAGCGCATCGGCGATTTTGAACTAGATACAGTCGTTGGTCCTCGTGGGCATAGTAAGGCAGTTTTATTAACTTTAATCGATCGCAAATCACGGTTCCTTTGGGCATACCGGTTAAAAGATCGGACGACAGCGACTGTTAATGAAGCACTAACTAAGTTCCTAACCACTTTTAATGGTCCGGTGCACAGCTTTACTGTGGACCGTGGCACTGAGTTTAGTGGGCTAGTATCACTTGAATCACAATATGGTATTAAGACCTATTACTGCCATGCTTATACTCCAGCTGAACGTGGTAGTAATGAACGCTTTAATCGGAATTTACGTTATTTTTATCCTAAAGGGACTCGTTTTGAGCACATTAGTGCTCAAGATTTAACGACGACGTTACTCCAAATT
- a CDS encoding zinc-binding dehydrogenase, with the protein MKTATFMGPGQMTITEAPKPTIEKPTDAVVRIIRACVCGSDLWWYRGISKREVGGFTGHEAIGIVDAVGTDVQNVSVGDFVIVPFTHGCGHCAACLNGFDGDCTNRENNPGGYQAEYLRYHNANWGLVKVPGQPSDYSDEMLNNLLTLSDVMATGYHAAVSAEVKPGDTVVVMGDGAVGLCGVIGAKLLGAKRIIAMSRHADRQKLALEFGATDIVAERGDEGVAKVMALTDNAGANAVLECVGTEQSVATAVAVAGAGAVIGRVGIPQKAEMNTNALFRKNIGLRGGIAAVTTHDRARLLDAVLKGAINPGKVFTQRFTLDDIQAAYEAMDQRKAIKSLLIIAE; encoded by the coding sequence ATGAAAACAGCTACTTTTATGGGTCCTGGTCAAATGACCATTACCGAAGCACCAAAACCAACGATTGAAAAACCAACCGATGCGGTCGTGCGCATTATCCGCGCGTGCGTCTGTGGTTCTGATTTATGGTGGTATCGTGGGATTTCAAAACGAGAAGTAGGCGGTTTCACCGGTCACGAAGCAATTGGCATCGTTGATGCTGTTGGGACTGACGTACAAAATGTTAGTGTCGGTGATTTTGTGATCGTGCCATTTACCCATGGTTGTGGCCACTGTGCCGCTTGTTTAAACGGTTTTGATGGCGATTGTACCAACCGCGAGAATAATCCTGGTGGCTACCAAGCCGAATATCTCCGTTATCACAATGCAAACTGGGGCCTCGTTAAAGTTCCTGGCCAACCAAGCGATTACTCTGATGAAATGCTGAATAATCTATTGACGCTTTCAGACGTCATGGCAACCGGCTATCACGCTGCCGTGTCCGCTGAAGTGAAACCCGGTGACACAGTCGTTGTCATGGGTGATGGCGCCGTTGGTTTATGTGGTGTGATTGGCGCCAAATTACTCGGTGCGAAACGGATTATCGCGATGAGTCGTCATGCGGACCGGCAAAAATTAGCCCTTGAATTCGGCGCAACAGACATTGTTGCTGAACGCGGTGACGAAGGGGTCGCAAAAGTGATGGCGTTAACCGACAACGCTGGGGCCAACGCCGTCTTAGAATGTGTCGGGACCGAACAATCCGTCGCCACTGCCGTCGCCGTTGCTGGCGCAGGGGCTGTCATTGGTCGTGTCGGCATTCCCCAAAAAGCAGAGATGAACACCAATGCCTTATTCCGGAAGAACATCGGTTTGCGTGGGGGAATTGCTGCCGTAACGACTCATGATCGCGCTCGTTTATTGGATGCTGTTTTAAAGGGTGCCATTAATCCTGGTAAAGTCTTTACACAACGCTTTACCTTAGATGATATTCAAGCCGCTTATGAAGCAATGGATCAACGCAAAGCGATTAAATCATTATTAATCATCGCTGAATAA
- a CDS encoding lipoate--protein ligase, translating into MYYVVMKSNDIRRNLATEQYLMNQKNFDEPLLLFYIEKPCIIVGRNQNTYEEINQKYVEDHDITVTRRLSGGGGIYQDLGNLCFSFVVNADSEQFGDFKSFTQPIVDALHQMGATTAEVSGRNDMLVDGKKFSGNAMYTKNGKTFSHGTLSWDVDLDVLTQALNVPADKIASKGIKSIRQRVTNLKGHVDPEYQNMSTEEFRDVLLLNLMHADQLADIADREYQLTAADEQAIDKIFNDLYSNWDWVYGKSPKSTIQKRKHFDFGTIDARLLIENGKIANVKFYGDFFGSGDANELAEKLVGTVYDREHLASTLEPIDTTSYFTGIPKTELVELLAQ; encoded by the coding sequence ATGTATTACGTTGTGATGAAGTCAAATGATATTCGCCGAAACTTGGCAACCGAACAATATTTAATGAATCAAAAAAATTTCGATGAACCACTCTTACTATTCTACATTGAGAAACCATGCATTATCGTGGGCCGCAACCAAAATACGTATGAAGAAATCAATCAAAAATACGTGGAAGACCATGATATTACAGTCACACGCCGGTTGTCTGGTGGCGGTGGGATTTATCAAGATCTCGGTAACCTTTGTTTCAGTTTCGTGGTGAACGCAGATTCTGAACAATTCGGTGATTTCAAATCCTTCACGCAACCAATCGTCGATGCACTCCATCAAATGGGCGCCACAACGGCTGAAGTTTCTGGTCGCAATGATATGTTAGTGGACGGTAAAAAATTCTCAGGGAACGCGATGTACACCAAGAATGGTAAAACCTTCTCCCACGGTACCCTTTCATGGGATGTTGATTTAGATGTTTTGACCCAAGCCTTGAATGTCCCTGCAGATAAGATTGCGTCAAAAGGCATTAAATCGATTCGACAACGCGTCACAAACCTAAAAGGGCACGTTGACCCTGAATACCAAAACATGTCGACAGAAGAGTTCAGAGACGTCTTATTACTGAACTTGATGCACGCCGATCAACTAGCTGATATTGCCGACCGCGAATATCAATTAACGGCCGCAGACGAACAAGCCATCGATAAGATTTTTAACGATCTCTATAGCAATTGGGACTGGGTCTATGGCAAGTCACCTAAATCAACGATTCAAAAACGCAAACACTTCGATTTCGGGACGATTGATGCGCGCTTGTTAATCGAAAATGGGAAGATTGCCAACGTCAAGTTCTACGGCGACTTCTTCGGTTCCGGCGATGCCAACGAATTGGCTGAAAAGTTAGTCGGCACGGTTTATGACCGTGAACATTTAGCAAGCACTCTCGAACCAATCGACACCACGTCCTATTTCACAGGGATTCCAAAAACAGAATTAGTTGAATTATTAGCACAATAG